AAACAAGCATGACTCAGAATGAATCACTCTGTGAATCACACACCTACAGTTTTCTGAGCCTGACGCCATCACTGTGTTTACCacagtgcaaaaagaaaaatgcttgCTTCAGACTGAAACACTAGTCACACAaccacccccaccacacacaccttTCCTCTCAATGGTGGCGTTAAGATTGTTTTTGAGTTGCTGCACCATCGGATTGAGCAGTTTTCCAGCCTTCAGCTTGTGTTTGCTGGCCCTACGCCTGCGGCCACTTGGGGGTGCTGCATGAAGTAAACCGACGTTGGGAGGTAGAGTTTTGCCCAGCTCCTTGTACAGATGCTCAATCTCACCCCTCTGGAATGCCTGCAGCTCAGAGATCTCCTTCATGTGTCTGGTGAGAAAGTTACAGGGGGAGATCAGACATAAATGAGCTTGAAAGGCCACTGAGAGACTGCTTTTCAGTTTCATGGTCTTTTTTCAAGATCCCTCTTGTAATTTACTCTCTGTTAAATCCTTGATTGCAGAGATGATACCTATGTCAAGAGACATTCCCTCCTGATTTTTGTGTTGGATTAGTGATTAAATTTAAAACCTCGACAAACCTCATCGTCATAGCATGTGGGTTCTAGGCAGTCattaatgtcactgaaaatatTGAGTGGTCACATGGTGCCAAAAAATACTGGGGATTTGGGTTCATTATGTTATCAATTGATCCTCAAACAATCCTCCTCGCAACTGTGTAATTTAAATCTGTCCATTTCATTCCTCATCATTAGTAAACAccttgattttttattttattataaaccATTAATTTTGGATTTCTCTGCCCCTAGCACAGAAAAACTCtgcataaaaaacaaatattgcatAGTGATGAAGATCAATGAGGAAGTTAAggctcaaaatgaaaaaaactgtgCAGCTTTGGATGAGTGCATGTGTGGAAGTTGCTTTACTTTTCTCTTAGTTTTTGTAGCTCCTTCTTCATATCTGCATCCTCAAACTCTGAGTCGTTGTCACTGCTGATGTAAGAGGAGTGGGCATGTCCTGCTGAAGGCGAGGGCACATGACCATTCATTGCCACAGGCTGTCGGCTTGGTGAATCGGAGCTCTGCTCACTTTTGCTCCGACCAGTGCGCCGTAGGAAGGCCACTGCCCTCTTCATGAGGTCACTACCACTGTGCTCAGACAGGGCATGAGCTGGGGGAGCGGGGTGGGCCGGAGGGAGAGctatgctgctgctgtcctcaTCTGCTGAGTCAGAGtagaggtggtggtggtagttGTTATGCATAGGACTGTCAATGGTCTGGGCCCGGGGAATATGGTGCGGGGTGACATCAGGACTGGAGGTGGCTCTGTAGAGGTTTGGTGGGGCAGAGTAGCGGTTACTACCGTGGGTTTTGGATGTTCCTGCTTTCTCCTCATCGGCTGCAGCTGCCACAGACGATCTGCCAGCAGCCACACAAACCTTCTCTGTCCTGCCTTTTACATTGGTCTGACTGTGAGACCCTCCAGAACCACTTGAGGGTGCTGTAGAACTGCAGGTGCTGCAGCTTGTCTTACTTTTCTCTAAACGACAAACAACATCTGGACAAGTGGGGATGATCTGGAAAGAAGAGCATCTCACATTCATAACAAAATCAAGGTCCATTTACATCATAAACGAGTACACTTGACAAGCAAAGGCCTGGAATATAATCTTATTTGGTCAAATATAATTTTTGTTGAGTGGAAGAAGAAATTGGGTTCTTACTTGAAAACGGCTTTTGGATCTGTATGAAGTGGAGCTGACAGTTGCATCTCTTCCTTTCAAAACCCTGTTAGCTAAAGGAGCAGAAAGGAGAATTTCttgtaaaaacaatttaaaaagagaacTGATTAATGTGATATAGACATTACATAAATCATTTTACCTACCTGCCACTGCAGAGTCACTTAGTGCACCCACACTATCTGTGCGCTCCAGAATCTGAGGctaagagagaaagagagaaggatgtGTGTGGGAGCTTGGAATAATGTGAATAATTGCAAACAGAAAGTCACTACATGTGCTAGATCAGCATGATGAGGCTATGCAGTAACTTCTCCTGACATCAGTTTTGTCTTAGTGAGTCTAACCTTGGTTTAAAATGAAGCTGCCAGAGGAAGAGATCATGAAACATTATTGTACTCACAGCAGTAATTTTCAGTACATACACAATAATAGTCTTAGCCAGTAGTCAAATCAATAACAGTGCAGGTAAACAATTCAATGATGATTCCATTAACTTAGCTCCTaacaaacatctgcacacattTTTAACTTTCAAACATaaactcactctctctcttacatacacaaaacacaaagtgtaTTTTACCAGTGGGTCCCCCTTCTTCTTTGCAAGTCCTCCCTCAGTGCTCTGGCCATCCGAGACTGGCGGGGTGATGACTCCTTCTGTGCTGGAGGCCTGGGGGTCAGATGTCGTACTTGAAGGCTGGGAGGGAGCATGCTCCTGGTACAACAGGTTTCTCAGCTTCTCATCCAGAGTCTTGATGGTGCGGTCAACAAACTCCACCCTGCGTGGTCCCTCACTGTCTGACTCGCCTGGCCCCCCACTTGCTGGCTGCTGCTGGCTTGATGACTGGGAGTTCTGGGAGGTCTGATGTGCTGGACTCTGGGGCTGGGAGGTTACTGTCCCAGGCTGCATGGGCGTGGCATAGGGTTGCTGCAGGACCACAGACTGATGGGAGGTGAGCTGAGGAGGTAGCTCTCCAGACGGACTGGCCTTCTCAGTGGGCTGATTAGTCTGAGAAGAAGCCAaacctccagctgctccttTATCAGTGGCATTCACATCCaaagagacaggtggcacaataGCACAGCATGGCATGTCCGTCACCAAAGAGACAGCAGAGATGCAAGGTTCTACTGCAGGAAGGGAGTTTTGATGTctgacaccagcagcagcaatgGGATGTTTATTTACACAGGGCTGAGTCTGCTGGACCCGAGCTTTGCCAATGTTTTGGTCTGGAGTTTGTTCTGAGCTCTGAGCAGCAGggggcagagagggggaggaggagggcgggTTTTGAGCAGATAAAGATGCGACCGGGGTAGTCACTGCAGTTGTGTTGCACTTGGGCCTGACTGATGATGAAGCAGAGTTTTCAGcctctgaagaaagaaaaagaggagagttaATTAGAGGGAAACAGATTGGGAGTTAAACAGCCAAGACTGTGAAGAAGAGGGTCTAAGTCCTGTGAGTGCCAGAGTGTTATATCACGGCTTGTCTTCCCCCATCAGGATCTGTCAGCTGGAGTATAAATCCTGCCCTTCTACCACTGCAGAAGCACTCTTATATAACTGACCCCACCGGTATAACTGCACTGGCGCACACTTGAATGCATGTGCAGCGCTTCAGTATGGAGAGCAGCAAGTGAGACACAAATGACTCAGTTCATTCTATAGGAAATATGATTCTAGCAAAAAAGGCAAACCCTCATATTAAAGAATTTGGTCTGATAAGCAGTAAATAATATGTTGCAGACCGTGGGCTGTAGTGACGTGAGATGTAGTCTTCTTATTGTCTGGCATGGGTGTCTCAGCTACAGGGCAGATGATAAACCAGCGCTTCCCAGTATGGAGGACTgtcaaggagagagagaatgaaagtctcattataattataaaatcACTCCAGTAGATGAGCTAAATTTACTGACTGACGATTCAAAGAAAACTTACAGAGAATGAAACAATCCAAActgattttcattcattcaatcattcaTATTCTAATGTCAAACCATAAAAGCCTtcttaaatgtaaatatctatAAATGTACAGGAAACCACTGACTAGAACTGAAACATGTGCATGGATGAATACGAGTTTCTGGGGATCAAAGTCTTACCGTTTTGTTGGTACACCAGCTGTGGGGTGCTGGGCGCTGATGCCTTCAATTCCAAAAGAACAAGAAGGATTACTTTACAGAGTTGATGCATGTGCATTAATTTAATAAACATGTGATGAGTTTACTCAAGTAGCCAGAGAGAGGTGAACTTCAGACATAAATTCAGTTAGAAACAAATTTCACATCAgcaaaaattgtatttttggCATCTCTTGTTGGCAGCGTTGCAGTCAAAGTCATCTTGAGAGTCTGTAGGGAGTCATCTTGAGAGTCTGTAGGGAGTCATCTTGAGAGTGCTGACAGGATGATGTATCCGAGGAGGAGTCCCTCATAGACAAATTACACCATTACAACTACTAACTATCAGCGCTTCCTTTCTCACCTCTGTTCCTAGTGTGTCAGTTCCTTCGCTCTGTTTGGGACTGCCTCCCTGGTCAGAGTTCCTCTCACCCTCTGTGTCCTCACTCAGCATGTCCTCAGCTTTGTCCACAATGTCCTTCATCTGTTCAATGAATACCTCTTTTTCCATAGGTAAAATGAAATCGTTCTCCACCTGAGAGTAAGGACAGAGAAAAGACAACAGGTAGTAGAAATGTTCTATCTCAACAAGCAATAGCTAAATGAAACCGTGGTCATGGCTGCGCCAGGATCAACAGATGCATGTTTTAGTGACTataaagagtaaaataaataaaatgattgaaattCCACATATATTCTCTTAATGTAGTTTAATGCCAACATAAAGCAAAACTAGTCTCAAgttgaatgaaatatttataattcTAACCATTTTCTTATCAAGCTTCACAAGCAGAGATTTGCCTTGGACCAACTATCTTATCCACAACGAGTTAGTGGATATGGAGTTAGCATTTATgttataaaatattcatatgtCTATAAATATGAGCCCAATGTGAACTGGTTGAggttggaggagagagaaagagcaagacAGAAACATTGAGATTCTTTGCTGCATTGCAGCTGGAAATAGCACCACGCAGACTTCCAGTGTTTCAGAGATAGGAGAAAACTTCCAGGGCAACGCACAACTTACAGACACTACTGACTGAACTGACAGACACTCCTGCATACCATGTATGTGGCAATCTCCTCCGGTGCATCTCCGTCCAGGTCAAACTTGAATGTGACCATCTTATGGTTGTGAGTTTCCAACTGACACTCCACCATCTTATCCCCAGTGTTACACACCTGCAGGAAGAAcggacaaataaatacattatcttttatttcttgcaTAGGCTTTAAGTAATATGTTCCTTAttgtgatatatttatatatatactcacaTTGAGCATGCTGAGTTTTGGCCTGCTTGTTTTCTCTTGACGAGAACGAGTCCTTGTGGACCTGCGATGGTGTTTGCGGACTTTCCCTTCACCTTTGCCTCCATGTGTCCCCTCATAACCGTCACTCATCTCCTTCCCTGACGTGGCGTCAGAGTTGACACTTAATTGGGGAAGAAAAGGCAATGACATTAGTTTAAGTGCTACTTTAATTATTATCTGAATAGCCAACACAAAGCTTTACTATTTTGGGAAGCTATTGCTATAATCTACCTGTATGTTAGAAACTAACAAATAGCAGATATGTGCATATTGTCTTATCAGTGTACCAACAACAGAAGCTGGATAGACAAAGAGAAATACAGTAAATAAGTTgtgtgatgaataaaacatgttatcTAAGTGAAATTTTGGACTGGTGGAAAAAAAGGGGGCTTCCCGTCTTGAACTTCTCTCAATACAGAGCTTAAAACAATGACATTAGTGCCATcagacttcaggaggaagaGGTAGCTGGTTTAACATCACTTGTAATGTTTGTTGGAACACTCTCAATGTTTTCTGAAGATAAACAATGTCTCTGCCACAGGAAGTTTAAACTACAGCAACAATAGTGTGGCAAACCAGTGTCAGGCTCCGCGAGAACATGTCTGTTTACAAGTGTTACAGAGTATTGGTGTGGCTACTGTAACAGTGTAAACAAAAACttccacattttcaaataagTAAGACCACATGTATTATTGAAAGAATGTAGGTCAGTGCCTCGAACAAAATTTCCATCGAGAGATTAATGTCCATTTGACATATTAGATTGCGCTTATCAGATAGGTATTTATTATAAGTGCAATCATTGACTTGTCAACTACAAAAATAAGTACCTGTCATAGCTCTGTCCtgcagtgtgtttctctgtggtttgatcctgaaacaaaaaaaccagagagagcagaagagaataacatgaatttgtttttttttttaaaggaatttTACTGAttgtgaagaaagagaaagtacAGTGATGTTGTATGCGAGTGTACTGGTATTTTTTAAAAGCGATGTGGGCAGAGAAAGAAATAAGTTGTGAAATAAGTGAGTCATGTCTCCATACCTCCGTGTTggtctctgctgctcctgttaGAGAACCGAGAGGTTTCTGCTGAGTCACACTGGAGCTGGCAGACCCAGATGATGCTTGCTGAGAGTCTGAGGGCTGCAGCACAGGAATTTGGCTCTGAACCTGACTCTGGGCCTGCAAGGCCAGCTGGAATGAGTTGCTGTTGTCCAGATTGGCAACAGTGGTGGCTGCGCCTGGATCAGTCCCATTATAGAGAGGTGGGGAGAAAAGTGCAGGCTGCACTGGCTGAGCAGAGGGGACAAGCTCAGGATGGCTGACCTGGGCCTGCTGGGGACAAACAAGATTACACATCGCCATCATCATTATTACAAGTATTACATCTAAGATAATGAATCCTTGTTGTTCCTATGTATTCAGCtgttatgtgtttatttatttatttttttttacaagatttcttctttttttcctgcaccATTTAACCTAATCGACATATAAAGGCTTATTATCCTTCAGCTACAGAACAACAACACAGCTATGAGCAAACAAAGCTCTAAAACAATGTGACAAAGATTAGTCAAAGGCTCACTTAAGTAAAACCACCCttaacacacatgaacactcaAAACTCCAGTTCACACCTTCTTGGTAAACATCAGCACTCCATAGCACCCATTATAATTACCTGTATCAGAGGCTGAGTGCTGCCATTTGTGGGAAGGTGTGTGTTTTGGGAAGGggaaatgtgcatgtgtatggGATGGGTGTTTAATGTAGATATAAGTGCAGGTTGTGAATGAGGAGCTTCATATCTAACACTCTGCTTCAGAGCAGTGTTGGGCTGGTGCTGTAGGGATGTGGGTTCCATCTTACCCAGCCCAGTTGAGGGGGAAGGTATGAGGGACACTGGGATGGGTGAGACTAATGAATTTTCAATGTgtaaaggggagagaggggagacagagggggtCATTGGAAGAGTCTGTCtgggagaaagaaagatgtgATTCAGAGAAGAGGTGGTTGAAGGGTGAGGAGCAGTGTAGGGGTAAGGATAGGAGGATTCACAGTCAGTCAAAGCTGTCATCACCTGGACAGTGGGATACTGTGAAGGAAACTGAAGGGAAAAGAATAAGGAAGAAACAGAGGGAAATCAAATACTCTAAAGAATAATGTTCAAACAAATATAGGAGGAGGACACAAGATACATTTCTTCAAGTCAATGCTGTTACTGATCTTTAATACAATGTAAGAAATGACTGAGTATAAACAAACAATACCTGGGGTTGGTGTGTTGGTGGTAGAGAAGTTGATATCTGCAAAGGTTGGAACTGTTGATGGACAGTAGCCTGAGCCATTGGCTGCTGAGGGGGAAGTGCCTGGGTCAGCATACTGGAAGGGAACTGGCCCTGTCCGTCTTGTCCAAGCTGGGATATGCTCTGTCCAGCAGGTATATTCTACAGatgaaaaggaagagaaaaagagagagaagtggtTCAGTTATGACAAGGATTCCAATTTGACCTCTCTGTTTGGAAACCTGCATTTCCTCCTATTGATTCCAGAATAATTCATACTTTCCTTTCTCTAAGCAAAGTAAGACTAGGAAGGCTGGCGGATACAGCAGCTAAAaccactgttattgttttcattactgCTTACATTATCTCTCTGTTGGCTCCTGTCCGAGGAAACTCCTGTTTATTGAGCTGTTCCCCATTCAACTACTGTCCACCAACACAGCTGCTTCCAATTTGGCTGCACCAAATCAAACCCAGGGACCATAATATAAGTAGGAGCAAAACTAATAACAGCACTGCCACAAATGTTCCCTTGTTGAGGTGCAGCACTTTCTGTCCCTCCCACAGTGAGTCCCAGAGTGACAAAATGCATTGAGACAAAGGCATTCTACCTGATTCAGGAAAGCAGCGATGCAAAGATAGGGttgaaactgatgaaaaatgaaaacagggcgagtcagaggaggagaaacaaacataaaattcaAAACTGGGGCACAGTGAATGCCGCTAAGCTTTAATGCACCGCTTCTACTCTCACCTGTTGAGAAATATGTGCAGCCTGGCCATGCTGGGATGAGGCAGGAAGGCTCTGAGGAGTCACGATCTGAGTAGCCCCTCCATAGGTCTGTGATGCAGCAGTGGGCTGTGCAGATTGGTACTGGCTCTGAGCTGGAGCAGACTGTTGGTGCAGAACATTGAGAGCAGAGTGTGCAAAGCTCTGAGAGGCAGCATCAGGTGGACCTGCAGCAGGGTAACTCTGATGTGAGGCCGAAACCTGCACAGCTGAGGTTGAAGTGAGATGAGGCTGAGAGGCTGGGGTCTGAACCTGTTGGACAGTAGACTGGGACACCTCCTGGCTTTGATGTGGAATTGCTGTGTGCATGGCTTTCTGCTGTAGAGCTGGGGTGTGCAATTGCTGCTGACTGGGACAGTGAAAACCACTAGGTGGTTGTGCAATTTGTTGGTGTAGGGGATGCACAGTATCTTGGTGAAGCTGGAGCTGAGGTTGAATATAAGCCTGTCCACCATTCTGTGTTTGTATGCTAGACTGAGTGTTTTGTGGTAAGGGCTGTTTGTGCTCTTGCTGAACAGGGATCTGTTGGTTGTAAAGTGCTGGTGTGGAGGAGCTCTGACAAGGTTGCTGACTTGGCAGTTTGACTGCAGCTTGGACATGCTGCAGTGTGCTGGGAGCTTGAGCAGGATGACACTGGGCTGCAATAGCTGCACCTACAGATGCAAGAGGCTGATGTGCTGGCAGGGcggctgctgcggctgctgatGCTGTAGTCTGTTGCTGAACCGGAGGTGGATATCCTGGTGTAGACTGAGCCTGTTGTTGAGAGGGAGCCACACAGTTCTGACATGTTTGTTGGACTTGCAAAGAAAAAGCTGCTGTTGCCGCTGGCTGTTGGTAGCCTGCTGCTTGGTGACTCTGTGGCACAGATGACGCTGAAATACGTGCTGCAGCTTGGGTCTGTTGCACACTTGGAGGTGGATAGCCAGCAGCGTTGCCTGCATGCTGGATGTTGACTGAACATTGACCGGCTGGAGCTGGTGTAGCAGCACTAGGTGGACCAGCATATGGAGCAGCAGGGTAACTGTGTCCAGGCTGGAGGTACTGCAGTGGTGTGGTCATTGCTGTGCTGGAAGAAGGCAGGCCTTGGACAGAATGTTGATTCTGTTGCCCTGCAGAACTAGGCTAAGAAAAACAAAGGGGAGAAATTAAAGTTAGTTAAATGAATGCAAGTATAACGAGAGGATAAGGGATAAAAATAGGTTAATGAAACATCTGTTACAACAATGAGCAGGCTGTGACAGGTGTGAGATAAAATAAGGACCCAAGGGAGGAAAAGCAGACTGATAGGAGGGAGATCAGACAGTAACCGCTTCTTCAATCAGAGGCCATCTATTCAAGGCAAGCTAAGGAAAAAGATAGCTGTAGCATTCAGCCAGTAAAGCAGAAagggaaaaatataaaaatctagaAAGGGGTCTGTTAGGGTAAATCAGCAGAAACGATGCCTGTTAGAGATTATGCCACGGTCCTCCGACATGATCAAGCTTATGATTTTTAAGATGGTCAGCTCTTTAGGCCTAGGCAGGCAGCGAAACTCAGACAGTGGACAGAAGATCAGACCAGCTCCATGCAGAATGGTCCTTCTTGCAGGGAGAAATCAGTTAAGCAGGTGTTGGCTCCGTATGGGATACCAAAGTGGCTTGTCTGCTACTATGACCTACCACTCCAACAGCCCCGGTAACTTGCTGCTCTCCGGCACTTAATCTGTCCCTGCCGTCCTGGAGGGGTTCTTGATCCGCAACTGAACTGCCACTCAGGAGATGACTCTTCAGGCTGCTGCCTCCATCACTGTGAGCAGGCCTGTGTGCAGCTGAGGGATGCAGAAATGCGGCCTGGGAGGGTGTGGCGTGACAGGGGGTTGCTTTGCGGCTGATTATATTGAACAGGGACTTCTGCAGCAGTGAGAAATCTGAGC
This sequence is a window from Paralichthys olivaceus isolate ysfri-2021 chromosome 6, ASM2471397v2, whole genome shotgun sequence. Protein-coding genes within it:
- the LOC109635176 gene encoding serine/threonine-protein kinase WNK2-like isoform X3, with amino-acid sequence MELEANSNSEAHQELKYPSVSNSQCELTMGDGNINLVDPVVRGGSDPSAYPSSSSYQRNVHQRFIRRSLWFSDMDEQTFEAPECDNRSKILNINLRTIVDRNRGTTCGIQEGSGTESQGRQKDIATESASADEEKEKGGDVLNVICSNGAKSAIKASSEETEEEAEMKAVSTSPGGRFLKFDIELGRGSFKTVYKGLDTETWVEVAWCELQDRKLSKMERQRFKEEAEMLKGLQHPNIVRFYDFWESPLKGKKCIVLVTELMTSGTLKTYLKRFKVMKPKVLRSWCRQILKGLHFLHTRTPPIIHRDLKCDNIFITGPTGSVKIGDLGLATLKAASFAKSVIGTPEFMAPEMYEEHYDEAVDVYAFGMCMLEMATSEYPYSECQNAAQIYRKVTSGVKPASYNKVMDPEIKEIIGECICQKKEERYTIKDLLNHAFFAEDTGVRVELAEEDDGKKASIALKLWVEDHKKLKGKYKESGAIEFTFDLEKEVPEVVAQEMVESGFFHESDAKTVGKSIRDRVALIKWRRERTVSAAVAVDQSEGGQRVQMTPSQGICAGAAHVGQPPMLEPEEPDADQHNRLCNQPASATSVTYSTLDSGMGSTVYSDSHSSQQSVLYQSLLEPITMATQQFQSSSPFLTDRPHSCEKGEIWGGALSPELRTRLGAATRRGSAPVIDTHRANHIAQMHAFSQSPRSISPRPSFTLPENQSELCPSELHSEAGDGFPTQGVLSMLQVSPMSSLSEYRRLSDTGIRTTSEASEISTLPVPSGRRHSDLSSLLSVTCHHNHHFAMHKTHMCQACLALLLLKSREGSPRHPSFVMPAHHCPCDLRHHPSFGGAMTTPGYGRPKGSSDCSDFSLLQKSLFNIISRKATPCHATPSQAAFLHPSAAHRPAHSDGGSSLKSHLLSGSSVADQEPLQDGRDRLSAGEQQVTGAVGVPSSAGQQNQHSVQGLPSSSTAMTTPLQYLQPGHSYPAAPYAGPPSAATPAPAGQCSVNIQHAGNAAGYPPPSVQQTQAAARISASSVPQSHQAAGYQQPAATAAFSLQVQQTCQNCVAPSQQQAQSTPGYPPPVQQQTTASAAAAAALPAHQPLASVGAAIAAQCHPAQAPSTLQHVQAAVKLPSQQPCQSSSTPALYNQQIPVQQEHKQPLPQNTQSSIQTQNGGQAYIQPQLQLHQDTVHPLHQQIAQPPSGFHCPSQQQLHTPALQQKAMHTAIPHQSQEVSQSTVQQVQTPASQPHLTSTSAVQVSASHQSYPAAGPPDAASQSFAHSALNVLHQQSAPAQSQYQSAQPTAASQTYGGATQIVTPQSLPASSQHGQAAHISQQFQPYLCIAAFLNQNIPAGQSISQLGQDGQGQFPSSMLTQALPPQQPMAQATVHQQFQPLQISTSLPPTHQPQFPSQYPTVQVMTALTDCESSYPYPYTAPHPSTTSSLNHIFLSPRQTLPMTPSVSPLSPLHIENSLVSPIPVSLIPSPSTGLGKMEPTSLQHQPNTALKQSVRYEAPHSQPALISTLNTHPIHMHISPSQNTHLPTNGSTQPLIQQAQVSHPELVPSAQPVQPALFSPPLYNGTDPGAATTVANLDNSNSFQLALQAQSQVQSQIPVLQPSDSQQASSGSASSSVTQQKPLGSLTGAAETNTEDQTTEKHTAGQSYDSVNSDATSGKEMSDGYEGTHGGKGEGKVRKHHRRSTRTRSRQEKTSRPKLSMLNVCNTGDKMVECQLETHNHKMVTFKFDLDGDAPEEIATYMVENDFILPMEKEVFIEQMKDIVDKAEDMLSEDTEGERNSDQGGSPKQSEGTDTLGTEASAPSTPQLVYQQNVLHTGKRWFIICPVAETPMPDNKKTTSHVTTAHEAENSASSSVRPKCNTTAVTTPVASLSAQNPPSSSPSLPPAAQSSEQTPDQNIGKARVQQTQPCVNKHPIAAAGVRHQNSLPAVEPCISAVSLVTDMPCCAIVPPVSLDVNATDKGAAGGLASSQTNQPTEKASPSGELPPQLTSHQSVVLQQPYATPMQPGTVTSQPQSPAHQTSQNSQSSSQQQPASGGPGESDSEGPRRVEFVDRTIKTLDEKLRNLLYQEHAPSQPSSTTSDPQASSTEGVITPPVSDGQSTEGGLAKKKGDPLPQILERTDSVGALSDSAVAANRVLKGRDATVSSTSYRSKSRFQIIPTCPDVVCRLEKSKTSCSTCSSTAPSSGSGGSHSQTNVKGRTEKVCVAAGRSSVAAAADEEKAGTSKTHGSNRYSAPPNLYRATSSPDVTPHHIPRAQTIDSPMHNNYHHHLYSDSADEDSSSIALPPAHPAPPAHALSEHSGSDLMKRAVAFLRRTGRSKSEQSSDSPSRQPVAMNGHVPSPSAGHAHSSYISSDNDSEFEDADMKKELQKLREKHMKEISELQAFQRGEIEHLYKELGKTLPPNVGLLHAAPPSGRRRRASKHKLKAGKLLNPMVQQLKNNLNATIERKGESGASSSSSPAKSSILSDGSAHSSGSSGSSSHPHTAPEQVHTQQPCSLKGSFSSDNIYAGLHGDGMAPQAGPGQGWTVYHQTSERVTYKSSSKPRTRFLSGPVSLSIWSTLKRLCLGKERSSRSNLSTAAAQTASSQTQPPLTSATPSPSAQPITRLAQIQTNNSNNKRGTFTDDLHKLVDDWTKETVAAANQPRPSLNQIKQQRRQRDLECKSYPPTGAAGHEMKCHVGTSKFQLPLSCPLTAALGPGMPTSLAPNSATMLPPGYLLPTGSYGGMVPGPLYSQQWPGVPSPVGSVGPVGLLGAARMMPYNTMANTGIQTFPLITHNPENGPCPKTTRTT